The DNA segment ATACCGGAGCCGACGGCGGCCAAGCCGTAGCCGATGAGGTTCAGCGAGCCGTGGAGTGCGTATTCCATCTTGGGTTCCTTTCGAGAACTCTTGTCTTCTTCTTGAAGTCTTGAGGTTGTTGGGACAGGTGGTCAGTGGTCCTCGGCGAGCGAGGAGGCGACGTACTGGGCGGACAGGACGGTGAACACGTAGGCCTGCAGGGCCGCGATCAGCAACTCCAGGGCGAACAGAGCCATGGAGAAGATCAGCGCGGCACCACCGGCGATGTTGTTGACGAGCCCCCAGCGGTTGGAGGCGTGCGCACCGTAGAGCAGCAGCCAGCCACCGCCGACGGTGAAGACCAGGATCACGATGTGACCGGCGAACATGTTGCCGAACAGTCGCAGGCCCAGCGTCAACGGGCGGATGATGAAGTTCGACAAGAACTCGATCGGGATGATGATCGGCAGCAGCGGCCACGGCACACCGGCCGGGATCAGGCTGTTCTTGAAGTAGCGCGCACCGTGCCGGGCGATTCCGGCACCGTTGTAGACGACGAAGACCAGCAGCGCCAGACCCCAGGCATAGCCGATGCTCGCCGCCGTCGGGTACATGAACAAGAAGGTGATGCCGAAGACGTTGCTGAGCAGCAGGAAGAAGAACAGGCTCATCAACAGCGGCAGGTAGGCCCGGTAATCGGGTCCTAGAGCATCGCGGGCGATGCCGTTGCGGACGAAGTTGTAGGCGTACTCGGCTGCGAACTGTGCCTTGCTCGGAATCACCCGCAGCTTGTTCGAGGCGAGCAGCCAGACGATACCGACCAGCAGGAAGGCGATCAGTGCCTGGATCAGCGGCTTGTCGACCCAGTCCACCCCGGGGATGAACCCGCCGGTGAACATGAAATCGCACTCGACCGTCGGTGCGTGGTACTCGGGGACACCCGTTGCCGGATCGATGGTCTCCTTGCACTCGTCGCCGACGGTGGGCATTGCACCGCCGAAGGAGATCAGGCCGCCCACAAAGGCTCCTCTCTGCACGCGTCGGTCATCGCTCCGACCTCGCGTATCGTCTGATGATCATGTAGACGGACAAGGCACATCCGACCAGCATTCCGATTCCCACCAGGAACTCGGTCCCGATGAATCGGTCGGCCAGCCAGCCGATCCCGCCGTAGCAGAGCGGACCCGAGATCAGGTACGCCAGCACCCGCATTCCCTCGTTCATGCCCTGGGCATCCAGTTGCTTGTCCGACGGGGTTCGCGAGGAGGTCTCGGCGGCACGGACTCTAGCAGTCCGGTCAGCTTTGGTCATATCGCCTCCTCACTCGTCCGAACGGGCTCGGGCTCGGGTTCGTCGTAGACCGGAATCCGCAATTTCGCGTACGCCCGGGCCATTCCGATCAGCCATCCGAGCACACCTGCACCGACCCCGATGCAGAGGCCGACGGTGGACAACCGGGACTGCGTGTCGACACCCAGATTCGCCCACCCGGTCAGCAGCAGCGCCAACAGTGCCGCCCGAGCACCGAAGGAGGCCATCGAGGCGGCGAAGAGCTGCCGCGCGGGTGCGGCGGCGAAGCGGATCTGCACCGCCTGGCCGATGGTGTAGAACATCAACGACACCATGGCGCCCAGGGCGACCGATACGGCGACGCGGGCGCCACCGACGAAGGCGGCGATGATCACGGCCGGCACGACCAGCAGGTGCAGACCGATGATGCCGCCGACCAGCAGGGAGCGGGCCCGGTTGATCAGCACACCCGCCTGTACCGGACCGGGCAACGACGCGTCCACCGGTGGCCCCGGTTTCGGGCTGGCCTCAGAGGTCATCGGTAGCAATTCTCATTCGGATCGGGCGGCGTCGTCCGCAATGCGACGACTGCTTGTGAAAGCTAGCACAACCTACTACACAGCGTCGAACTCGTCGGTAACCAGCCACGACGTCTAACCGGCGGGCCGGCTGCGGCGCAGCGGCCCGATGGTCAGCCGGGCGATGATCAAGATCAGTACGGCCAGCAGGATCAAGGTGGTCCACTGCCCGGTCATCCCGATGGCGATCGTGCCGAAGGAGATGATGGCCGCCCACACGTACATCAGCAGCACCGCATTGCGATGGCTGTGCCCCCGGGCGACCAATTGGTGGTGCAGATGCTGTTTGTCGGCCACCCACCACCAGTGACCGCGGATGGTCCGGCGGACGAAGGCCAGGCTGAAGTCCAGGATGGGCAGGGCCAGTGCCGCGATCGGCAGGATCAGCGGCAGGTACGCCGGCAACAGCCCACCGGCCCGTTCGGCACCGCTGTCGACCAACCGGGTGGAGTCGATCTGACCGGTGAGGCTGATCGCCGAGGTGGCCAGCAGCAGTCCCAACAGCATCGATCCCGAGTCGCCCATGAACATTCGCGCAGGGGTGAAGTTGTGCGGCAGGAAGCCGATACAGGCACCCGCTGCGGCGACGGTGATCAGGCTGGCGGTGGTGGCCCGGAAGATGTCCTGGTCCCAGGTCAGCCAGTAGGCGTAGGAGAAGAAGGCCAGGGCACCGATGGCGATCACCCCTGCGGCCAGCCCGTCGAGGCCGTCGACGTAGTTCACCGCATTGGTGCAGAGCACGATGAAGAAGACCGTGATGGCGATCGAGGAGGCATCGTTGAGGGTGAAGATGCGATCGGGCAGCGGGATCCACAACATCTTCACGCCGAGTGCGACCACCAGCCCGGCGGCCAGGATCTGACCGGCGAGTTTGGCCAGCGCATTCAGTTCGAAGAGGTCGTCCAGCACCCCGACCGCACAGATCACCCCGGCTGCGGCGAGCACCGCCCAGGCATCGTGGCGGACCAGTTCGAGTCGGCCGAGGAACGGCAGGTTCACCGCCACGACGAAGGCCGCGGCCACCCCGAAGAACATCGCCAGCCCGCCGAGGTACGGGATCGGCACGGTGTGCATGTCCCGCTCGCGGACCTGGGCCACGGCGCCGGCCCGGACCGCGATCCGTCGGCACAGCCCACTGCCGAGATAGGTCACCGTCGCGGCGATCAGGAAGACCAGCAGGTACTCACGCATCGTTCGGGCGACCCTTTGCCGACTCGGTCCCCTCGGGCTGGGCCAGCTCCGGCGGTACGTGCAGCGCGGGCAGGACTTCCCGCAATTCCTCCACACCGATGCCGCCGACCCGCAGCAAGGCACCGTCGGGGGTGGAGACGAAGTCGACGATCGTCGAGGAAGGGCCGTCACTGCTGCGGCCGGCGTCGAGATAGCCGGCGACCGACAGCCCGAGCTGCAGCTCGGCCTCCTGGGCGGTACGGGCAGCGGGCTGACCGGTCTTGTTCGCGCTGCTCACGGCGAGCGGGCCGGTCACCCGCAGCACCGCCCGGGCGATCTCGTGATCGGGGATCCGGATCGCGACGGTACCGTCGGCATCGCCCAGGTCGAGGCGGAGGCTTCGCTGGGCGGTCAGTACCAGGGTCAACGGCCCGGGCCAGAAACGCTCCATCAGTTCCCGGGCAGCCGGCGGCACATCGGAGGCCAGGGCCATCGCCACCTCGGGATCGGCCACCAGTACCGGCGGCGGCATGTCCCGACCGCGGCCCTTGGCATCCAGCAGGCGCTGGACGGCCTCGGCGTCGAAGGCATCGGCGGCGATCCCGTAGACGGTGTCGGTGGGCAGCACCACACATTTGCCGGCCACGATCAGTCGGCGTGCCCGGGCCGCCGCCTCGCCGACATCGTCGGTGGGCAGGATCCGGCTGGGTGCCGGGTCTCCCGGGACTCCCGGCCGGTCCGTGCTGCTCACCGTTCCATCCTGCCAGAATCCGACCGCTGCGCCGTGACGAACCGCGGCCTGCCGGTCAGGTCACGATGGTCGGCCACGGCGACGAAACCGCCGTGATCGATGAACACCGCCGGCGCGCTGTCGGCCTGCACCTCGGCATGTTCGGCGGCGACCACTCCCCCGCGGCCAGCCGGCCCGTCGACCCGCAACAGGCGATGCGCGGTGGCTGCGACCTGTCGCATCGCGGTCAATCCGTCCGGACCGGAGAACAGCGCCAGGTGCGGTTCGTGGGTGCGTACCTCCTCGGCCACGCCGTCCCAGTGCTCCAGCGGGATGTAGGGCGGGTTGCTGATCACCAGGTCGACCGTCCGATCCAGGTCGGGGAAGGCATCGGCGAGGTCGCCGTGGCGCAGGTCGACCCCGTGGCGGGAGAGGTTCTTCGAGGCCCAGGCCAGTGCGTCCTCCGACAGCTCCACCGCATGTACCAGGGCGGCCGGGACCTCGGCGCTGACGGCCGCCGAGATCGCACCCGAACCGGCGCCGAGTTCGACCACCACCGGTGCGGCGACCCCGTCGGCGATCCGATGGCGCAGCCAGTCCACGGCCCATCCGGTCATCACCTCGGTCTCCGGACGTGGTGTGAACACACCCGGGCCGACTTCCAGCCGGACGGTCCGGAACCAGGCCTCTCCGGTCAGGTGCTGCAGGGGTTCACCGGCGATCCGACGCCTCACCAGTGCGGTGAGCGCCTCGAGCTGGGCGGCCTGCAGTGGTGGGGCCAGCACCAGGGCACCGAGTTCGACACCCAGCACATGCGCCAGGAGGGTCCGCGCCTCGGCGGCCGGGCTCGGCGATCCCCCGTCGGTGAGCAGCCGACCGGTACGCCGCAGGACTACCGCGATCGATCTGTCGCCGTGGTCGGCGACCGGCATCGGTTCGGTGCTCATCGCCCCAGCCGGGCCGCCAGGTCGGCCTCGGCGAGCGCGGTCAGCACCGCGCCCAGCTCGCCGTTCAGCACCGCGTCCATGTTGTAGGCCTTGAACCCGATCCGGTGATCGGCGATCCGGTTCTCCCCGAAGTTGTAGGTACGGATGCGCTCGGACCGGTCGACGGTACGTACCTGCGAGCGCCGTGCATCGGAGGCTGCGGCTGCCGCCTCCTCCTCGGCCCGGGCGACCAGCCGCGCCCGGAGCATCCGCATCGCCTGCTCCCGGTTCTGCAGCTGGGAGCGCTCGTTCTGGCAGGAGACGACGATCCCGGTCGGCAGATGGGTGATCCGGACCGCCGAATCGGTGGTGTTCACACCCTGACCGCCGGGACCGGAGGAGCGGAAGACGTCGATCCGCAGATCGGCGGGGTCGATGTCGACCTCATCGGCCTCCACCTCCGGCATCACCAGGACGCCGGCGGCGCTGGTGTGCACCCGCCCCTGGGTCTCGGTCACCGGTACCCGCTGGACCCGGTGCACACCGCCTTCGAACTTGAGCACACCGAAGGGCTGCTCCCCTGCTCCGCTGCCGCCCTTGATCGCCACGGTGACCGAGCGATACCCGCCGAGATCGGTCTCCTGGGAGTCGAGCACCTCGACCTTCCAGCCGCGGGACTCGGCATAGCGGGTGTACATCCGCAGCAGGTCGCCGGCGAACAGCGCGGATTCCTCGCCGCCCTCACCGGACTTGATCTCGATCAGGGCGTCGGCGGCATCGTTGGGGTCACGCGGTGCGAGCAGCCGGGTCAGCTTCTCGGTGTTGCGCTCCAGCTTCTGGGACAGTTCGTCGACCTCGTCGGCGAACGAGGGGTCCTCGGCGGCCAGTTCGGTCGCCGCCCGCTGATCGGCCAGCAACTTCTCGCGGTCGTCGAAGGCCTTGATCAGCGGTTGCAGTTCGGCATGACGACGGCCGATCCGGCGCACCCGCGCCGGATCGGCGTGGGTGGCCGGATCGGCCAGGGCGACTTCCAGCTCGGCGAATTCCGCCCGTACCGGGCCGGGATCGAAGACCCCGTCGGAGGTACCGGCAGCCGAGGGCGGTGTCGTCAGGACTGCTTCTTGGCGTACCGCTTCTGGAACCGGGCGACGCGGCCACCGGTGTCAAGGATCTTCTGCTTGCCGGTGTAGAACGGGTGGCAGGCGGAGCAGACCTCGGCGCGGATCACGCCGTCGGTCTTGGTGCTGTGGGTGGTGAAGGTGTTGCCACAGGTGCAGCTGACCTGGGTCTCCACGTACTCGGGATGAATTCCCTGCTTCATTCTTGGTCTCCTCGATTCGATATGTCCGGGTCGCCGATCTGGAGAGGCGTGAACCGGACCGACGCACGATTTTGCCGTACGCATCCCTTTCAACCAAATCCGACGGCGATTATTCCCTGGACAACCGGGCCCGAGCGACGGTTCAGAAGCCGCAGATCGCCTGCCCCGGAACCATCGGCTGGACCACCAGATGCCAGAGCTCGTCCTGGTGACGCCACAGGGCCGTCGGATTGTCCCGGGCCGCTGCCAGCAGGGTACGTGCCTGTTCACCACCGACCGATCCGCACGAGCGCGTACCGGTCGGGATCCGCAGCAGCTCGGCGGGATCCTCACCGGGCCACTGCACCGCGTCGTCCGACTCCCCCGTACCCGACTCCTCCGCCGGTGTCCCCCGCACCACGGCCGCATCGGGCTCGAACGGTTCGGGGCTGCCGGTGCGGACCCAGTCGTGGGCCTCGTCGAGGAATTCCCGCAGCTGTCTGCGGTGTTCGGCCGGTTCACCGTCGAGCAGTGCGTCACCGTCGCCGAAGGCGTAGATGCTCAGTCCGCCGGTGCTGCCGGGAAGGTTGAACGCGATCTCGGTCGAGGACTGATCGGTGATCGACGGCTCTCCGTAGTCGACCCCGGAGAGCAGACCGGAGTCGGCGAGTCGCTGCAGGTAATCGCTCACCTCGGCCGGTTCTCGGCGGACCTGCTGCAACTGGGCCGGTACGGCACCGAGGCTGCGTTCGGCGACCTTGGTGACAACGAGGCCGTCGTCGAACACGGTGAGCACCGGGACGGTGCCGGCGGCGATCACCTCCAGCGGGGCCGGTGGGGAGGAGATGGTCACCTGCAGCACCGGGATCGCGTCGGTGGGATCCGGCACCTGGGTGCTCGCGGACCCGCTGGAGGTGGCCGGGGTTACCGGTTCGGCTCCGGTGTCGGCACAACCCGACAGCAACGCGGCGGCGCCGGTCAGTGCACCGAGTCGGAACACGTGACGCCGGGTGAACGGTTCCATTGCCCGAGGATCGCAGATCCGGGGCTCATCGGTCACGACGCACAGTGGCGCAGGTTCGCCCCACTGCCCGAGGCCTGTGTTGCAGGTCTACGGTGTGCGCATGAGCACACAGGACGACGAGGTCATCGAGAGCGAGTTCATGCGGGCCACCGGTCTGGTGATGACCGAGATCACCGCGACAAAGGTCACCGGGTACGCCGAGCTGGGCCCACGCCAGCACCAGCCCCATGGCATCGTGCACGGCGGGGTGTACTGCGCGATCATCGAGACCGTGGCCAGCACCGGTGCCTTCACCGCCGTCGCCGATCAGGGCAAGGTCGTGGTCGGCGTGCACAATGCGACCGACTTCCTCCGCGCGGTCTCCGAGGCCCGGGCGACGGTGGTGGGCGAGCCGCTCTTCCAGGGCCGCACGCAGCAGTTGTGGCAGGTCGTGATCACCAATGACGCGAACAGCAAGGAACTGGCCCGCGGCCAGGTCCGGCTGGCTGTGATCGACCGGCCGAGCTGACCGATCGGCCGAGCTGACCGACCGACGGGCGGCTCAATGTTCGAGCGCCACCGCCAGGCCGAAGGCGACCAGGACCGAACCGGTCACCGCATCGAAGGCTCGACGCACTCGCCGGCGGGTGAGGAACCGGCGGGCGGCATGCGCACCGAGCACCAGCAATGCCTGGTAGATCGTCCCAAGCACGGTGGTCGCGGTGGCATAGAACACCAGTGCCAGCACGCCCTGCCCGGGGGTCAGGAACTGCGGCAGGATCGCCAGGTAGAAGATCAACACCTTCGGGTTGGTCAGATTGCTCAGTGCGCCCTGCAGGAAGCTGCTGCGACTGCCACCGGCACGCAACCGACGCCGGGTGCGCCGATCGTCGGTCACCGTGCCACCTGTCGTACCGACCGGGTCGCTCGGTACGTCATCCGCCGGACCCGTTACCACGGCTGCCGGATCGGTCGCGGCGAGTGGTGCGTACCGGCCGCGGATCGCGGCCCGGATCGACAGTGCACCGAGTACCACCAGGTACGCCGCACCGACGTACTTGATCGTCCAGAACAGCGGGTCGATGGTGACGATCAACGCGCCCAGACCGGCCGCTGCGACCAGTCCCTGGGTCAGGTTCGCCAAGCTGACCCCGGCCACGGTCCACAGCCCCGGTCTTGGCCCGTGGACCATCGCCTGCTTCAGCACCACCGCGGTGTCCGGGCCCGGTGCCAGCACCAGCACGATCACCACCGAGAGGAAGATCCCCAATGACGCCCACTCCATGATCGAATGGTCTCAGCCGTCCCCCGCCTCCCTGCGAGGGGTCCACGATGCGTCGGCCGGGCCCGGGCGAGGTCCGGACGGCCGCTCCGAGTCGAGGTCGCCGGCCCGCTGCAGGGAGGTGGGCAACCAGGCGCCAGTGCCGGGCCGTGATCACCCGCACGTCACAAAGGTGGAATCCCGGCGTTACAGCCCAATCGGCCGATGCCGTCGGCGGTCACGACCCGAAGGAGAAGTTGATGTTCACCGACCGCGGTGATGTCGGCGGGACAGACGAATGCCACCCGGACCGGATCGGTTCGGGTGGCATTCGTACTCGGTGGGGCAACACCGGCCACCGGTCAGGACTCGCCGACGACGATCCCGTCGGCATCGGCCCAGACATGGGCGCCGGGGGTGAAGACGACATCGCCGATCGTGATCTCGACATCCACCTCGCCTGCACCGTCCTTGGCCGACTTCCGGGGATTGGTCCCCAGGGCCTTCACTCCCAGATCCAACTTGCCCAGCTCGACGCTGTCCCGGACGGCACCGTTGATGATCACCCCGGACCAGTCGTTGCGCACCGCGGAGGCACCGATCAGATCACCGACCAGTGCACTCTCCAGCGAACCACCGCCGTCGACCACCAGCACTGCCCCGTCACCGGGTGTGGCCAGGATCTGCTTGATCAAGGCGTTGTCCCGATGGCAGCGGATCGTGCGTACCTGTCCGTCGAAGTCGATCTTGCCACCGAGATCGCGGAGCTGAATCGAGACGCTGGCAAGTGAATCGCCGCGCTCGTCCCACAGATCGGCGGTGGCAACCATGATCAGTTCTCCTGGCTCGGCGTCGTCTTCTGGATCTGCAACAAGAACTCGGTGTTGCTCTGGGTCTTCTTCATCCGGTTCAACAAGGTCTCCAGGGCCTGTTGTCCGTCGAGTCCACTGAGCACCCGGCGAAGCTTCCACATCACCTGCAGTTCGTCACGGGCCAGCAGCAGTTCCTCCCGACGGGTGCTGGAGGCATCCACGTCGATCGCCGGGAAGATCCGCTTGTCGGCGAACTCACGGCGCAACCGCAGCTCCATGTTGCCGGTTCCCTTGAACTCCTCGAAGATCACCTCGTCCATCCGGGAGCCACTGTCCACCAGCGCGGTGGCGAGAATGGTCAGTGAACCGCCGTTCTCGATGTTGCGCGCAGCACCGAAGAACTTCTTCGGCGGGTAGAGCGCTGCCGAGTCCACGCCACCGGACAGGATCCGGCCCGATGCCGGTGCCGCCAGGTTGTAGGCCCGGCCCAGGCGGGTGATGCCGTCGAGCAGCACGACCACATCGTGTCCGAGCTCGACCAGACGCTTCGCTCGTTCGATGGCGAGCTCGGCGACCGTGGTGTGGTCACCGGCCGGCCGGTCGAAGGTGGAGGAGATCACTTCACCGGTGACGGTCCGCTCGAAGTCGGTGACCTCCTCGGGACGTTCGTCGACCAGCACCACCATCAGGTGCACCTCGGGGTTGTTGGTCGTGATCGCATTGGCGATGTTCTGCATCACCATCGTCTTGCCGGCCTTGGCCGGTGAGTTGATCAAGCCACGCTGCCCCTTGCCGATCGGCGAGACCAGATCGATGATCCGTCCGGTCATGTTCGTCGGCGTGGTCTCCAGCCGCAGACGCTCCTGCGGGTAGAGCGGGGTCAGCTTGGCGAACTCCGGCCGGTTCTTCGCCTTCTCCGGGTCATCTCCGTTGATCGAATCGATCTTGACCAGCGGATTGAACTTCTCCTTCCGCTCCCCGTCGCGGGGTTCGCGGATCGCGCCGGTCACCACATCGCCCTTGCGCAGACCGTACTTGCGCACCATCGACAACGAGACGTAGGCGTCGTTGGAACCGGGCAGGTAGCCACTGGTACGGACGAAGGCGTAGTTGTCCAGCACGTCGAGGATGCCGGAGATCTGCAGCAGGACGTCGTCCTCACTGATCACCGGTTCGACGTCGAGCCGGTCCATCCCGCCGCTGCGGCCGCGCCGGTTCTGCCGGTCGCGGTTGCGACGACGGCGTCCGCGACGACCGCCGTCATCGTCACCGTCGCGGTTGTTCCGGTCGTTGTCGTTGTTGTTCCCGCGGTCGTTGCGGTCGTTCCGATTGTTGTTGCCGCGATCGTTGCGCTCGTCACGATTGTTGTCGTCACGATTGCGATTGCGGTCACGTCGCGAGCCCCGGTCGTCGCCATCGGAGTTGCGATTGCGGTCGTTGCCCCGGTTGTCCCGCTCGGCGATCTCGCGTACCAGATCGTCGGGATTCGGCGCCTCGGAACCGTTGCCCTCGCGTCCGTTGCGGGATTCGGAGTCCGATTCCCCGCGGGTGCGATCGTCGTTGCGGTTCTCGCCCCGGTTGTCGTTGCCACGCCGGTTGCGCCCGCGCCCCCGTCCGTTGTCGCCATCGTTGCGATCGCCCCGACCGTTGTCGCCCTCGTTGCGATCGCCGCGAGCGTTGTCGTTGCGGTCGTCACGACCGTTGTGGTTGCGGTCGGCATTGTGCTCGCGGTCGGCATTGTGCTCGCGGTCGGCATTGTGGTTGCGGTCGGTACGAGCGCTCGGGCTCTCCTCACCGGCCTGGTCCTGCGACGCCTTCGGCTCGGCGTCACCGCGGCGACTCGCACGCTCGATGGCCACTCTCCGCGCCTCCTCGGCGCGGGCATCGGCATCGGGTAGCGCGGGCTGGGTCTCGGCACGGCGGTCGGCACCCGACTGCTTACCGGCCGAGTCCTCCGCGGGTCGGTTCTCGACGGGCCGCTCGGCGCTTCGACCGGCACCGCCGGTCGATCCCGGCTGCCCGGACTGAGCTGCTCGGATCGCCGTGATCAGGTCACCCTTGCGCATGGCGGCGGCGCCCTTCAGGCCCAACTGGGAGGCGAGCTTCTTCAGTTCGGGGAGCACCATGGCTTCCAGACCCGAACCCTTGCGCCGTCGACCAGGTTCCGTGACGCTCGTCGTCTCGGTGGTGTCCGTCACATGTCCTTCTTTCTCTTGGCCCAGACGGGGCCTTGACGTTTCTGCGGAGTTTGGACTGAGATTCCGCTGCCAAGCCAGCCCGACGGCAGAGCCGTCAAAAAATGGTGTCAGTGGCGTTGGGGTGCGATTAGCACTTCCTGCCGCGCCCGCTTGACCGAGGCGCACCGTGGTGAATCCACCACTCGTGGACCAAGGTTAGCACCGGGGTGGGCACAGCCCGCAAGGGCGACGATCCGGCGTGTCCGCCCAGCCGGGAAACCGGCACCGGACGGTCCACCGGATCAGCCTCGGTGCGCGGGCGCGAATTCCACCCGGGCACCACCGGCCGGCCGCAGCCGGCGCATCCGGAACCCGAGCGCCTCATCCAACCCCGAAAGGTCCGCCGGCGTCCCCAGCACCACCACGGTCGGCCCGGCACCGGAGATCACCGCGGCATGTCCGGCATTGCGCAGCCGATCCAGCAGCGCTGCCGAGGCAGGCATCAGCGGCGCCCGGTACGGCTGGTGCAACCAGTCCTGGGTGCCGGCGAGCAGGTCCTGCGGCGAGTGCTGCAGGGCGTGTACCAGCAGTGCTGCACAGGCGACCGAGGCACTGGCGTCGGGATGCGGCACCGTCGGCGGCAGCGCTCCCCGGGCCGCCCGGGTGGCGACCGCACCATCGGGAATGAACGCCAATCCCATCAACCGCTCGTCCAGCGGCAGCCGTACCACGCGGTCCTCACCGGGGACGACCAGCGTCAGCCCGCCCAGCAGGGCCGGTGCGGCGTTGTCCAGATGCCCCTCGGCTGCCCGGGCCCGGCGCAGCAGCCAACGCTCGTCCACCGGGCGACCCGGGCGGGCCCAGGTCCAGGCGGCCATCAGACCGGTGACCACCGCCGCCGCCGAGGAGCCGAGACCACGCCCGTGCGGAATCCGGTTCACTGCGCTCAGCCGTATCCCGTCCGGCACCGGCGAGCCGAGATCGGCCAGCCCGCTGAGCAGCGTGGCGATCACCAGATGCCGCCGGCCCTCGGGTACCCGGCCGGCACCCTCACCGGTGACCGACACGGCGAATTCGTCGGCGACCTCCAGCCGTACCTCGTCGACCAGATCCCAGGCCAGGCCCAGGGCATCGAAACCGGGGCCGAGGTTCGCGCTGGTGGCCGGCACCGTGACCGCCAGCGCCGGGAAGGCGGTCGGTCCCGGTACGGACGGAACGCTCAACTCTCCAACCCCAACCAGCGAGCCACCTCGGCGGCCTCGGCCGGCAACACATCGGGGTCGACGCTACGGTCGCGCATCGCGGTGTCGACATCCTTCAACCCGTTGCCGGTGCAGGTGACCGCGATCCGCAGCCCCGACGGCAGGTCGCCGGCGCGATGGGCGGCCAACAGTCCGGCGACCCCGCTGGCCGAGGCCGGCTCGACGAAGATCCCCTCCCAGGCCGCCAACACCGACTGTGCCTCCAGGATCTGATCGTCGGTGACCGCGCCGAACCGGCCCTCGGAGTCGGCGACCGCGGCCTTCGCCAGATCGGCCGAGGCGGGGTTGCCGATCCGGATGGCGGTGGCCACCGTCTCGGGATTCAGCACCGGATGCCCGTGCACCAGCGGCGCGGCCCCGGAGGCCTGGAATCCCCACATCTGCGGCAATCGGGTGGCCAGGCCATCGGTGTGGTACTCGCGGTAGCCCATCCAGTAGGCGGAGATGTTGCCGGCATTGCCGACCGGCAGCACATGCAGGTCCGGGGCGTCACCGAGGGCGTCGACGATCTCGAAGGCGGCGGTCTTCTGCCCCTGCAACCGGTCCGGGTTCACCGAGTTCACCAAGGCGACCGGGTAGTTCTCCGACAACTTCCGGGCCACCTCGAGGGCGTTGTCGAAGTTGCCGTCCAATTGCACGATCCGGGCACCGTAGACGACGGCCTGGGCGAGCTTGCCGGTGGCGATCTTGCCGGCGGGCAGCAGCACCAGGGCCTTCATCCCGGCCTTCGCGGCGTAGGCCGCGG comes from the Naumannella halotolerans genome and includes:
- the rho gene encoding transcription termination factor Rho; translation: MTDTTETTSVTEPGRRRKGSGLEAMVLPELKKLASQLGLKGAAAMRKGDLITAIRAAQSGQPGSTGGAGRSAERPVENRPAEDSAGKQSGADRRAETQPALPDADARAEEARRVAIERASRRGDAEPKASQDQAGEESPSARTDRNHNADREHNADREHNADRNHNGRDDRNDNARGDRNEGDNGRGDRNDGDNGRGRGRNRRGNDNRGENRNDDRTRGESDSESRNGREGNGSEAPNPDDLVREIAERDNRGNDRNRNSDGDDRGSRRDRNRNRDDNNRDERNDRGNNNRNDRNDRGNNNDNDRNNRDGDDDGGRRGRRRRNRDRQNRRGRSGGMDRLDVEPVISEDDVLLQISGILDVLDNYAFVRTSGYLPGSNDAYVSLSMVRKYGLRKGDVVTGAIREPRDGERKEKFNPLVKIDSINGDDPEKAKNRPEFAKLTPLYPQERLRLETTPTNMTGRIIDLVSPIGKGQRGLINSPAKAGKTMVMQNIANAITTNNPEVHLMVVLVDERPEEVTDFERTVTGEVISSTFDRPAGDHTTVAELAIERAKRLVELGHDVVVLLDGITRLGRAYNLAAPASGRILSGGVDSAALYPPKKFFGAARNIENGGSLTILATALVDSGSRMDEVIFEEFKGTGNMELRLRREFADKRIFPAIDVDASSTRREELLLARDELQVMWKLRRVLSGLDGQQALETLLNRMKKTQSNTEFLLQIQKTTPSQEN
- the thrB gene encoding homoserine kinase, which gives rise to MSVPSVPGPTAFPALAVTVPATSANLGPGFDALGLAWDLVDEVRLEVADEFAVSVTGEGAGRVPEGRRHLVIATLLSGLADLGSPVPDGIRLSAVNRIPHGRGLGSSAAAVVTGLMAAWTWARPGRPVDERWLLRRARAAEGHLDNAAPALLGGLTLVVPGEDRVVRLPLDERLMGLAFIPDGAVATRAARGALPPTVPHPDASASVACAALLVHALQHSPQDLLAGTQDWLHQPYRAPLMPASAALLDRLRNAGHAAVISGAGPTVVVLGTPADLSGLDEALGFRMRRLRPAGGARVEFAPAHRG
- the rraA gene encoding ribonuclease E activity regulator RraA — its product is MVATADLWDERGDSLASVSIQLRDLGGKIDFDGQVRTIRCHRDNALIKQILATPGDGAVLVVDGGGSLESALVGDLIGASAVRNDWSGVIINGAVRDSVELGKLDLGVKALGTNPRKSAKDGAGEVDVEITIGDVVFTPGAHVWADADGIVVGES
- the thrC gene encoding threonine synthase; the protein is MSAEQVSGPATAGLIARYADRLPLAPNDPVVSLGEGSTPLVHAEKLSAHLGCEVWIKVEGANPSGSFKDRGMTVAISRALAEGATTVACASTGNTSASAAAYAAKAGMKALVLLPAGKIATGKLAQAVVYGARIVQLDGNFDNALEVARKLSENYPVALVNSVNPDRLQGQKTAAFEIVDALGDAPDLHVLPVGNAGNISAYWMGYREYHTDGLATRLPQMWGFQASGAAPLVHGHPVLNPETVATAIRIGNPASADLAKAAVADSEGRFGAVTDDQILEAQSVLAAWEGIFVEPASASGVAGLLAAHRAGDLPSGLRIAVTCTGNGLKDVDTAMRDRSVDPDVLPAEAAEVARWLGLES